The Oryzias melastigma strain HK-1 linkage group LG3, ASM292280v2, whole genome shotgun sequence genome contains a region encoding:
- the il17a/f1 gene encoding interleukin 17a/f1 isoform X1: MVLGTTSCRATAPLVMMMMMMMMAATETAAVPKGSKTVQLLLDPSALVPSRIFRPLQNVSISPWTYNTSSDSSLLMPALSEARCLLRGCLNLEGKEDLSLESRPIMHQVLVLRRVRAAGAGHSYHYHLESRLIAVGCTCVKPVVQVQQ; the protein is encoded by the exons ATGGTTCTAGGAACGACCTCCTGCAGAGCCACG GCTCCTCTGgtcatgatgatgatgatgatgatgatggcgGCGACAGAGACGGCGGCCGTCCCAAAGGGGTCAAAGACGGTCCAGCTGCTGTTGGACCCGAGCGCCCTGGTTCCCAGCAGAATCTTCCGTCCGCTGCAGAACGTCTCCATCTCACCGTGGACGTACAA CACCTCCAGCGACAGCTCTCTGCTGATGCCGGCGCTGTCCGAGGCCCGGTGTCTGCTGCGCGGATGCCTGAACCTGGAGGGGAAGGAGGACCTGAGCCTGGAGTCCAGACCCATCATGCACCAGGTTCTGGTGCTGCGCCGGGTCAGGGCCGCCGGGGCGGGCCACAGCTACCACTATCACCTGGAGTCCCGCCTCATCGCGGTGGGCTGCACCTGCGTGAAGCCCGTCGTCCAGGTCCAGCAGTGA
- the il17a/f1 gene encoding interleukin 17a/f1 isoform X2: MMMMMMMMAATETAAVPKGSKTVQLLLDPSALVPSRIFRPLQNVSISPWTYNTSSDSSLLMPALSEARCLLRGCLNLEGKEDLSLESRPIMHQVLVLRRVRAAGAGHSYHYHLESRLIAVGCTCVKPVVQVQQ, from the exons atgatgatgatgatgatgatgatggcgGCGACAGAGACGGCGGCCGTCCCAAAGGGGTCAAAGACGGTCCAGCTGCTGTTGGACCCGAGCGCCCTGGTTCCCAGCAGAATCTTCCGTCCGCTGCAGAACGTCTCCATCTCACCGTGGACGTACAA CACCTCCAGCGACAGCTCTCTGCTGATGCCGGCGCTGTCCGAGGCCCGGTGTCTGCTGCGCGGATGCCTGAACCTGGAGGGGAAGGAGGACCTGAGCCTGGAGTCCAGACCCATCATGCACCAGGTTCTGGTGCTGCGCCGGGTCAGGGCCGCCGGGGCGGGCCACAGCTACCACTATCACCTGGAGTCCCGCCTCATCGCGGTGGGCTGCACCTGCGTGAAGCCCGTCGTCCAGGTCCAGCAGTGA